In Solanum lycopersicum chromosome 3, SLM_r2.1, the genomic stretch TAACACAATTATACTAAATCAATCATTATATGAAATGGCAGTTTTCATCATTATATAAcgatattattatataataaaattaaagtcacaatcaagaaaatattattaatatttaaactaacaaCACAATATATCAGGGAAATAGTCATATAGGTGCAATGAGTTCATCCAAACTCCTTTCAACGAAAAATCACATAGTATAGCTAAggttaaatttattatatatatatatatatgatagatATTGATTCTCttatacttcaaatatttacttctttatacatcaaattttaatcctgtaaaaaagttatttttccaCTACTAATATGAataacaaccatccaaacacGCATAAACAAGCATAACTAAAATAGATACTACTTAGTAGGTAAAACATTGTATATGCTCCATAATTTTCCAATCGAAGGTAGGTGTCGATAGACATTTAACTTCTAGCAAAAAAGTATTAAATCATGGCAAAGAGGTTTGGTTATGATGTCAACAAATTGTTCTTCACAATAAATAAATTGCTTCTTTTTCTCAAGATGGGGTGGgggtaaagcataaacattttctttgattattttttttgattaagAATCATATAACTGTATCAAGTAttgtaaaaaattacaattgtCATAGTTatgttcatttaattatttttaatttaataaaaaaattatccttttatattttaattttactttaccTAATGAAAAGCTtctataacaacaaaaatattatgacATAATTAAAGTCACAAATTCTAAAAGTATTATGCAATATTAATGTGATGACTTGTTTAAGattaaacaattcaaaattcaattttctttaagaaaaaaagtcaTATCCAACAAATAGactcatataaattaaaattgaagaagtTATTACTGAacaaatgaataatatttatttttgcgcacaaaaataataaacgataggatatattaaatattttatatttcataccGATTAATTATGTTGAAAGGATTTTCATTGAccgtttaaaaagaaaatgatgttACGGTGAAACTTATCAGTAATTTATCGAATATACACATATTAAGCTGTTATagaaattacaatttttaattaagaacACTCTTAGCTTGATATATCTCAATCTAATATAAAGACAACCAAATGAACAGAGTGAAAGTATAtgttttctatttataattcaaaatctGAAATCAAACCGAGAAATTAgctttttttagaaagaaaaaaaatcccaATCTGAAACTAAAAAGCCATCCCAAATAGGGAAAATATTTCTATTCAACTAAAATTTTCgattaataagaataatattgtacaccctattaaaaaaaatattgtaattattacaATATCGAcctattataatttaatttagaagACACACTTGTTCCTGAGTAGATCTTATCCCATGAACGGGAAAAGGCATAAAAACAGAATGAAAAGTTGAAATATGAACagattttaatgttttaatggGTGGAACTATTTTTCGAGATAGATGATTAATAATCAAAAAAACAAGTGTGGGCTACAGATATTTAAGAGGATAAAATATTTGGTACTTTTGTGTTTTGCTCTTAAAGCTAGCATGGAAATAAAAGCCAAAGGGACAACCATTTACACTTTTGCATgccaattaaaatacattagtAGTATATTATTTCTATCCATGAACCAAAGTCGCATGGAAATGAGATACCGTATGTGGTAAATGAGCGAATTGAATTAAATTGGGATATGACAAATAAGTGAATTGATGAATTGGGATAAATATATGcacaatttctttttcttttttaaaaaaaggtgaaTAATTCCATCAATGTGTCCAGACgactttttttgtttaaatgatACATTGAAAATGGAGTTGGAGTATTAAAGTGATATGAGGTTAAGTTGGAGagtcaaaatgaaatttaaatgaTAAGTTGAAAGGGTGATGTATTTGGTTGACCTTAATAAATTGATAGATTATTGATCTCTCAAAATTACTTGTTTTGAAATGAGCTAAAATAACGAGATTTAAGAGAGATTTGAATACATATTGTATTCGTTGTATCAGGTTGTATTACGATTACAATTGTTACAATCGATTTGTATCAAAATGAATATACTTTGTATTCATTTTAGGAAGAAGAAGGCGAgtgagattgagagagagaggagagagaatatatatatatatatatgttgtattTGTTGTATCACGGATacaattgatataaaatacaaatacagCTAATACAACTACAAATATTTGTCTAAATACAATTGAGACGATCGATTTGTATCACATATTGAATATAATtgtatcaattatattaatgaatACAGTCTATATTGACGAATacaattaacataatataaattgtcataatacaattaatatataatatgtacACAATTGAtacataatacaaaatatagttgatatgaaaaaatacatacatTTGATGcataatacaaaatacaattgtcatatttatgtgaaatattttttgggCTACAATTATTAATTAGAACTGGAGATTAGGGAGAGGCTTGTGCGTGCGCAGGGAGGGGGGAAGAGGAAGTGGCGGAGTTATAATTTTTAACAAGGgacttcaaaatttgaagaaatagaCACACGAAGTAGTTGAAGGGgattcaacatctactatatataattaagaaatattttaatcatatataaataatataattttccgcCGAAGGGTATCGAATGAGGGGATTGTGGGAGGAAAGAGGCAaggaaaagaggagaaaaaattactataaaatcctacatataattacaaattttaatgatttatcgtaaatattatttgtttttatggTATTAATTTCCCTAAATTTAGTAACCAATAACTCTGTAAAAGCGatgattaaatttttgatagtacaattataacttttaaaatcGATATGGTACATACTATAGTTTAAACTCAATTCTAAGCCGACAGGAATGTTGTATTTTAATAAAACAAGTGAACATTAAAACAGAGGTTCCTAACAAAAACTAATCTAGGAAAATATTTGGTCTTTATGTGCCCAATATGCTTGTGGGGCTCAGTAAATCATAAGCCCATCACTCGATTAATTTTTGGAAAaccatatgtatatatgtacttactatatatatatatatatatatacatattgtaTACAaactacatatatttttttatatatataaataagtatACACATTATCTATATATGGTATACTTATTTTAGAAATTGGAATCCACCTGCAGGTTGTGGGGATTCTGGACTTGGTATACAATCTACATCACTaattcttgttgttgttattattattattgttaaaaatattatcatttatatgtatgtgtgtagTATTAAATCTCATAAACGACACACCAAATAGAAATTCTAAATgaagaattaaagaaaaaaaattaaaacttttattactaataaaagaaaatacaacACAAAGCTAGCCAACCTCTCTAAGTATTAACACCCATTTTATCTAGCTATCTTAGAACAAGGaggttaaaaaaaatactaaagacTTAGGAAAATTCAACTAATTGTGTATAAACACATTTAGGATTAGGAAAACGAAAGACTAATACAAACTAAAACTTCTATCCTTGTTCTGTTAATCCAGGGCTCGCTTTGCCAGTTTAGAGTAGATAATTCATCGTTTGTCTAGACCTCCACGGTTTGCAACTTGGGCTCATTCTCATCAACTTTAGGTTCACATGTAGTACCATGTGGACACGTCGCCACGTGTACTTTACCTTTGCAAACCATTAAACCAAGCCTCACAATGTCAATAATTTGTTCTTGTGTAAGTTCTGGAAACTTCTTATCTGCATTCATGTTCTCATCCTTCACAATGACTTCACCCTTTTGTATCTCTGGAAGTTTCTGTTCCTTTAGAATAGCCTTCTCCTTTTTGCTGTATATCACATATAGAATCATTTGGAGTACACCAAAGATGAATCCCAATATATTTGGAgcctataaataataaaacataacaaGGGAAGTACGTtaggatattttatttttaaaaaaaataaatataattttacgtGGACACTAATAATTGAATAACTTACCGCGATGTTAATGTCTTTTAATAGAAGACCATAGAAAAACCACATAACAGCACTTAATGTGAGAAAAACTGATAGAAGTAATGGCATGTATTCCACACTCTTTGTTTTAATGACTTTTCTCTGCATGAAATATAACAAGAAAAATTAGCACGAATCATGAAAAAATcaatgagaattttttttttttaaaaaaaaatgcacgTAAAAGCATACCACAATGCCTAAGGGTGCAACAAATACACATAATGAGAAAATAAGGCAAATCCATCCAACAACTTGTCCACGAATGACTCCTTTGAATAGAAATTGAGTAACCAAAATGATTGCACCAAATCCACCCACAACAAATAAAGAGAGCATCTTTATAGTTTGGACCTGcgttaaataaattataaatatcctAATAAAAGAACTCcacgttaaaaaaaaaaaaggaaaaagggttTGAGAAATACTCCAAAACTTACCCTCGATTTTTTTGGTGCATAGATAAGGTAGAAAACAACGTAGATAGTTTCAACGAAAACACCAAATGTGTTAATAGTGATGAGAAGTGTTGTGTTGGTCTTCAAAAATGCGTAGTATATCCAAAGCATGGAGCTAAAGAGAGCAACCACATAGGGAATTGATTGATAACCTTCAGCtgttttcttcttataaatTGTGTAAAACGTTGGCCTGGAATATTAAATTTGTGAAACTATATTGTTAGATTAtaatccaaaaaataaataaaataagagcagtaaacattttaaataaaatgacttACAATGGAGAAAGGAACACAATGAACGAAACAATGTTCCCTGCAAGTTtcaataggaaaaaaaaatttatttaggcATGTAAATTACTATATTAATCGTATGCCATGTCATAATTATTATACATTTTACACACACTGTCATAAAATTACACTGAGTATGTTATTAAGAGAAAAAGGGAGGAACAAGAGGTATAAATTTACCAAGGACACCAAAAACAAAAGCCCAGTGATCTGCAGAAAAagccatctttttttttttggttcaaatGTGTAGCACTCTCTCTATTGCTAGACACAAAGACTTGCAAGTTCTTTTACTTGACAGTGAAATGAGAAGGACTTGATTGAAGTATTTATATTAGGGGAAAGTAGGTGTATTCactattgaaaataatatttgtacaaataatattattatttttaatgcaaAAGAGCACTATGATGTTTAAGGGTCCCAAGATTCTCTTTTATTATGTCATTACCCAATCCTAAGGGCCACTAAAGTTTACAactatatcatttttgttttgttatttttttttgggaggaGGGGTTTGATTTTAATGAATTTCTATACAAAATGAAACTCCTAATCAGCtaaaaataatatcaagaaATGACGGGTGGACCAATGATTGGCTGCCATTTGGCATCAATAATTAGAGTTTACATGCATTGAGTTTGAGTAGATCAATTTGGCTGATGATTGAAAAGGCAAGATAAGCTTAGCTTTGCAATTGCTTTACTTGTTAGACTTATCATGTGTTGATGGGTTGTCATTTAATTATCCCTAATAGTGttttaatgaaatgaaattaaactgatttcttaattttgtaaattacaTGCTAGTGACATGTTTAATTTAATATGCTTTCCTATACATTAAATTAGGCTTCGATTGATGCAACTTGCCAGCCTAACCCACAATCACCAAATAAATTGtacaagaaaataatttcaaaaaaaatattatttaaggtGTGTTTGCTATAATACGAAGGAAAATATTACGAAAAATAAGTAGATTGATACTTATTTTCTGAAGTTCGATAAGAAAGTTAAGAATACTATTTTCAAAATGTTTGTATTCAAATACTTATAAAACATGTTTTCGCTAGGTTTATTACATGTTCTCTAAGAAAACacgaataagaaaattttaaaaatatttcttagaaAATggttttttcttcaaattaaagTACTAGACTTTCTTTCATTTCGTTTGGCTCGATAAATTCTACTTCTTTGGTGCTCTATGTTGTTAAGACAGAATATTTTCCATAATAACCCCCTCCtctcatttcttcttctttttgagaTACATTTTCTTTAgcctaaaaaataataattttggtaGACAAAAAGGATTAAACTTTAAGGTTTTGTGGATACTGTTCACCCAAATTCAACACCCAGTACATATATACCTCAtgccataaataaataatataagcTTTTCTTAATGATTGAACccaaactgtttttttttttttacataatccctattttaatttatttgtctgaATTTAGTTTGACatgcttaaaaaaataaagaaatttttttaattttataatcttaTACAAAAATGTTATGTTTCAATCTTATAATCATATACATGTTTTATGAAAAGTGATAcgtattctttaaaaaaataaaataaataaattgaaacaataAGAATATTATCTTTCTTTCCCTtgctttacatttttttttttggggacAACGTGTTAAATGTAAAATATCTGTCAGGGAATAGAGCATTTTGCTTTGATGATCTAATTATAATTCAAAGGTTGATTTCTTATTATCATAAAGGATGTGTTGTCACTTTGAACCTTCTTGCTTTAGTCTTATATAAATTGTATTCTAATACTATGTGTACACATTGCTTGCCTTacaattttaactttatataaaagagagagaTTAATAAACAATTGAGAGATAGTGATTAAAAGTTGTAGTTCAAATTGTCAAAATTGCGTGGAAAACTCAAAGTTTTATTCTTAGGTAATAATACATGGTCCTTCTTCCCTTCCCACATTAACACTTTGaaagttaaaacttaaaaaaagaatcCTACTTTTAATTGATCACTACGTAAAGCGTGTTTAACTTTTAACTGAAAACAACATGCATTTTAAAATCGtgataaatttctaatttttgcTTTTTATCGTAATTGAGACATAGTTATTGTTGAAGAATTTCTAGCCCCTCATCGGTAATATAGTAGATAGTTGTATGTCATAATGCtcgagtttaaaaaaaaaattaaaaataaattttgcaatACTTGGAGTAATAAATTAAGAATGTGTTTGGTGTTCGATTTTTATGAACTATATATTACATGTCCTACGAATTATTGACGCGGTTGAAAGATGATGACTAAGTAAAGTAAATTTAGTGGATGATGATTAAcgttattttttgttataaacaagttttctcatttttattaagtatttataatatatgagaagaatatattttttttaaaaaaaaactttattatttatactaataaattagACATTTCGTTCAATATTCAAAAAGATTGATCTTTGATTTTAGTATTTAGCTATTGAACTTATGCATAGTACAACACTAAAATTTTTACAAGTCATATCTTGATGATCTGACCTAACTTGTAAACCCGTTTAGATTGCTAAAAAGTTGAtcaaatttactttatttttgacttctgaaagtatttgacaaatgtataaaaaaaaacaagtttaaataattcaaaaataacttaaaataagttaggaagtATTTGGGAAGGTCAAAAATGACTTGTAATTAgttaaaaatgacttaaaataagtcagaATTCAAAAGTAGATCTCTCCCTACTTTATATTTCTTTGACTTAAAAATCATTTgaatttgactttttatttttaacttaaaaattactttttctttaaactaatcCAAACGAGTTCTAATACAAAAATATGAtcttataaaatatatcatGCTATAAGAGtataattaagtttatattccAAAAGGAAAATAGTAAGTTTATAAGGAGAAGCAAAAACTAAATACCatcacaaaaattaaagatcGAATGACTACTTATAAATAAATGCTGGGTATTTTGTGTGGACATTGGATCTAGTGAAGCTCCCAACCAACCAATCCCCAAAAGTTAAAGTCTCCATTTTGCTTGGTGACATTTAGTCAGAGGCATCAAGAATCGAATCTCACTAATTCCCTGGCCAACTTGAAGTTCAAAAATTTGTTAGGAATGGACAATTCTATTTTATctccattttaattaatttgattgtCCAGaggtattaaaaatttaaacataaattattagtttcGCACGTGGACTATTGACatcttaaaaattattattctatttgACTAACTAAACGTAGAATAACATAACAAATGATTTCAAATTATTGTAGGAGCATGAAGCTGTTAATAAAAAACCGAAACAAGTGTTAGAAACATCTCTTAACTTAATGAGAATTTAAGGATAAATTTCACTAATATTGTAAAATTggagatattttttaattcaattagtCAAGTAAATGATGATTTTAAGGCTGTCAATAGTCAAAGAACAAAACTAGTAACGGATGAGAAATCTCATTATCCTTAGTTAAGAAAGTTTAGGTCCCAGACAAGGGATTATGAGAGAAACTCCGGTTAATAAGTGTTTCTATTtagaaagaataatatattttttatgtttagtaCTAATTAACTCCGATCCTACTTGTTTATGATTTCTCGATCGAgagattataatttaattttgaaattatttttttatttttaataatgatatataatatttataatttgtttatattacaaattcaaaaaatctTCAAGACTTGAAATTCGCCGTACTAGGTAGTACCTTCTCCCGACTAACTAGGGACTAGGAAAATGTTGCATCCCTTCTGTATCCCAATAGCCTTTTCCTCAcctaaaaagttaaaaagtaaaccttcatttttttttaaaaaaaaatatctaatagaatttgacataaaacttaaataattttaaattaaagttatatatatcaagtatatttaaaaatatttttaattttgtaatcttaaatatttcatgttaaaattaaagtatcaACGAAAAAGAATTCAGTCAATTTTAAACCGactaaaaagaataataaatcaTTGTACTTTGTGTACAAAGAgagtataaatttattaaggAGTCATTTGATATAGAATAAgttatttcaaagttaaataTCATTGGATAAGTTATCTCGAAATAAGTTAGTTTATCATGTATATTAACTTATACCGTCACTATGTAAAAGTGGTGGGATAACTAATCCAATAGCTACAACCTACAATGATACAGTAATtctatattttatcataaaattattataccTTATATTTCACGCCAGACAGATTCTTAATTTAATCAGATTGGAATAATTCATCCCACGGAACATATGAACACCACTCTTTCGTTGAGGTAATTTTTTATGTGATGAAATCAAATACATCAGACTGTGCATTAACGTGGAGAGAAAACTAGACCGCAactttgatattaaaaaaaaaacattaaattaaatgaatctACTTTTGT encodes the following:
- the LOC101263195 gene encoding bidirectional sugar transporter N3-like translates to MAFSADHWAFVFGVLGNIVSFIVFLSPLPTFYTIYKKKTAEGYQSIPYVVALFSSMLWIYYAFLKTNTTLLITINTFGVFVETIYVVFYLIYAPKKSRVQTIKMLSLFVVGGFGAIILVTQFLFKGVIRGQVVGWICLIFSLCVFVAPLGIVRKVIKTKSVEYMPLLLSVFLTLSAVMWFFYGLLLKDINIAAPNILGFIFGVLQMILYVIYSKKEKAILKEQKLPEIQKGEVIVKDENMNADKKFPELTQEQIIDIVRLGLMVCKGKVHVATCPHGTTCEPKVDENEPKLQTVEV